A genomic window from Montipora capricornis isolate CH-2021 chromosome 8, ASM3666992v2, whole genome shotgun sequence includes:
- the LOC138013452 gene encoding solute carrier family 35 member F3-like isoform X2 — MLIGVAIVIGIAFSWVGATQFAQSTYSKHFNAPFFITWFATAWMVLVFPLYSLPSLLRGKKISSFYRKSEAVFGNRGLQIRTLFQYVGPFCLIWVVTNYLYVRALGVIRATDVTALFSSCSAFVYIFSLLWLQEKLGIVKVSAVVMCIGGIVMMAYAEGFEGANTVGVILSVGAAIGAALYKVWFKRIMGDATLGQVSLFLSCLGLLSTLLLWPIVVIFHYTHYEDLKWRHIPWKYLCGKAVLSLIFNFLINFGIAFTYPLFISLGTVLGIPINALTDFTFRGAEFGSYKIVSALSIVLGFLFMLLPMEIEKTLQEIFCCGRLL, encoded by the exons ATGCTGATTGGGGTTGCCATAGTGATAGGCATTGCTTTTTCCTGGGTAGGAGCAACACAATTTGCACAAAGCACCTACTCAAAACACTTCAATGCACCCTTCTTTATCACTTGGTTCGCCACTGCATGGATGGTTCTGGTATTTCCATTGTATTCTCTACCAAGCTTACTCAGAGGAAAGAAGATCTCTTCATTTTACAG AAAAAGTGAAGCAGTGTTTGGAAACCGCGGCCTCCAAATAAGGACATTATTTCAATACGTGGGTCCGTTTTGTCTGATATGGGTGGTAACCAACTACCTTTACGTTCGTGCACTGGGTGTCATCCGAGCTACTGACGTCACAGCCCTTTTTTCGTCCTGCAGTGCCTTTGTATACATCTTCTCCCTGTTATGGCTGCAGGAGAAACTTGGTATCGTCAAA GTGTCCGCAGTAGTGATGTGTATTGGTGGTATCGTAATGATGGCTTATGCAGAAGGCTTTGAAGGGGCGAACACTGTTGGAGTAATTTTGTCTGTAGGTGCAGCCATAGGGGCCGCTTTGTACAAG GTGTGGTTCAAACGTATCATGGGAGACGCTACTTTGGGCCAAGTTTCACTGTTTCTCTCTTGTCTTGGTCTTCTCAGCACTCTTCTCCTCTGGCCAATTGTCGTTATCTTTCATTACACACACTACGAAGACTTGAAATGGAGGCACATCCCTTGGAAATATCTTTGTGGAAAGGCAGTTTTAAGCCTTATATTTAATTTCTTGATCAACTTTGGTATTGCCTTTACTTATCCGTTGTTTATTTCACTCGGAACTGTTCTCGGAATTCCCATAAACGCTTTGACAGATTTCACCTTCCGCGGTGCGGAATTCGGCAGTTACAAGATAGTTTCTGCATTATCTATCGTCCTTGGGTTTCTGTTTATGTTACTCCCCatggaaattgaaaaaactCTACAGGAAATTTTCTGTTGCGGGCGTCTACTGTAG
- the LOC138013452 gene encoding solute carrier family 35 member F3-like isoform X1 — translation MDTDENIREDLSEKSKLLYSSDVGQEHLKYADSQMSYSEPTVKQGLTDSRHIDAKKMLIGVAIVIGIAFSWVGATQFAQSTYSKHFNAPFFITWFATAWMVLVFPLYSLPSLLRGKKISSFYRKSEAVFGNRGLQIRTLFQYVGPFCLIWVVTNYLYVRALGVIRATDVTALFSSCSAFVYIFSLLWLQEKLGIVKVSAVVMCIGGIVMMAYAEGFEGANTVGVILSVGAAIGAALYKVWFKRIMGDATLGQVSLFLSCLGLLSTLLLWPIVVIFHYTHYEDLKWRHIPWKYLCGKAVLSLIFNFLINFGIAFTYPLFISLGTVLGIPINALTDFTFRGAEFGSYKIVSALSIVLGFLFMLLPMEIEKTLQEIFCCGRLL, via the exons ATGGATACCGACGAAAACATACGCGAGGACTTAAGCGAAAAATCAAAGTTACTGTACTCATCTGATGTTGGGCAGGAACACCTAAAATATGCTGACTCGCAGATGTCGTACTCGG AGCCAACGGTGAAACAAGGATTAACCGACTCACGTCACATTGATGCTAAAAAGATGCTGATTGGGGTTGCCATAGTGATAGGCATTGCTTTTTCCTGGGTAGGAGCAACACAATTTGCACAAAGCACCTACTCAAAACACTTCAATGCACCCTTCTTTATCACTTGGTTCGCCACTGCATGGATGGTTCTGGTATTTCCATTGTATTCTCTACCAAGCTTACTCAGAGGAAAGAAGATCTCTTCATTTTACAG AAAAAGTGAAGCAGTGTTTGGAAACCGCGGCCTCCAAATAAGGACATTATTTCAATACGTGGGTCCGTTTTGTCTGATATGGGTGGTAACCAACTACCTTTACGTTCGTGCACTGGGTGTCATCCGAGCTACTGACGTCACAGCCCTTTTTTCGTCCTGCAGTGCCTTTGTATACATCTTCTCCCTGTTATGGCTGCAGGAGAAACTTGGTATCGTCAAA GTGTCCGCAGTAGTGATGTGTATTGGTGGTATCGTAATGATGGCTTATGCAGAAGGCTTTGAAGGGGCGAACACTGTTGGAGTAATTTTGTCTGTAGGTGCAGCCATAGGGGCCGCTTTGTACAAG GTGTGGTTCAAACGTATCATGGGAGACGCTACTTTGGGCCAAGTTTCACTGTTTCTCTCTTGTCTTGGTCTTCTCAGCACTCTTCTCCTCTGGCCAATTGTCGTTATCTTTCATTACACACACTACGAAGACTTGAAATGGAGGCACATCCCTTGGAAATATCTTTGTGGAAAGGCAGTTTTAAGCCTTATATTTAATTTCTTGATCAACTTTGGTATTGCCTTTACTTATCCGTTGTTTATTTCACTCGGAACTGTTCTCGGAATTCCCATAAACGCTTTGACAGATTTCACCTTCCGCGGTGCGGAATTCGGCAGTTACAAGATAGTTTCTGCATTATCTATCGTCCTTGGGTTTCTGTTTATGTTACTCCCCatggaaattgaaaaaactCTACAGGAAATTTTCTGTTGCGGGCGTCTACTGTAG